One window from the genome of Babylonia areolata isolate BAREFJ2019XMU chromosome 13, ASM4173473v1, whole genome shotgun sequence encodes:
- the LOC143288991 gene encoding uncharacterized protein LOC143288991 isoform X2 — MSVSEQWREKGNSSYRRATDDLSPALRVLRLQEAINSYGRALSTAVNNYERSSACKNMAMANWKMAKAQSANEGPSSKISFYYREALSHFQDAKDCGSGRDAAWQDSLVDAGVRCWFDVSERLEEWEAEERIHELHQLVGYIIDDATKAKEYLEVANHYFSWSVMALGARDYKQTLTLLKECHFPLKEAEKFGRRVPQLTRECAFLEEDIFTQTCVAESIQERMKGEALLSHVIRDEEVLNIDVIWEVVDSFRLAAQLTRDRDLEMEAMALSALGRVFDKILKLKDRAKACLMKVLELANAMIPRAFTGEEWFEFARSTVERYQQEQVRSTEQQHQKEREEFLKQIKDEVDTLQKNHKDMTKLKFLKFVYSTHPPKNPAHKMKEVSDSPEFSELQKLYQRAVIHYHPDKADVEKHGKTWKVLCEEITKLLTSHYEFFKGCDTAASKKL, encoded by the exons ATG TCTGTATCCGAGCAATGGCGTGAAAAAGGCAACAGCTCATACCGACGAGCAACAGATGACTTATCTCCAGCTCTTCGGGTGTTGAGACTGCAAGAAGCCATCAACAGCTATGGTCGAgcactgtccactgctgtcaaTAATTATGAAAG GTCTTCAGCCTGCAAAAACATGGCAATGGCCAATTGGAAGATGGCCAAAGCACAGTCTGCCAATGAGGGTCCCAGTTCCAAAATCAGCTTCTATTACAGAGAAGCCCTCAGTCATTTTCAG GATGCCAAAGACTGTGGCAGTGGACGCGATGCGGCTTGGCAGGACAGTCTGGTGGATGCTGGAGTACGTTGCTGGTTTGACGTGTCAGAGAGGCTGGAAGAGTGGGAGGCTGAAGAGCGCATTCATGAGTTACACCAGCTTGTGGGCTACATCATCGATGATGCCACCAAG GCCAAAGAGTACCTGGAAGTAGCCAACCACTATTTCAGCTGGTCAGTGATGGCACTGGGTGCGAGGGACTACAAGCAGACTCTGACGCTCCTCAAGGAATGCCACTTTCCTCTCAAGGAAGCTGAGAAGTTTGGGCGAAGAGTCCCCCAGCTGACCAGAGAGTGCGCTTTTCTGGAGGAGGATATTTTTACCCAGACGTGTGTCGCCGAGTCCATTCAAGAACGCATGAAAG GTGAAGCGCTGCTTAGTCATGTGATACGGGACGAGGAGGTCTTGAACATCGATGTGATCTGGGAGGTGGTGGATTCGTTCCGCCTGGCTGCGCAGCTGACGAGAGATCGTGACCTGGAGATGgaggctatggccttgagtgctCTGGGCAGGGTGTTTGACAAG ATACTGAAGCTGAAGGACCGTGCCAAAGCGTGTCTGATGAAAGTCCTGGAGCTTGCCAATGCCATGATTCCCAGAGCTTTCACTGGGGAGG AGTGGTTCGAGTTTGCCCGCAGCACTGTGGAGCGTTACCAGCAGGAGCAGGTGAGGTCCACGGAGCAGCAGcatcagaaggagagggaggagttcCTGAAACAGATCAAGGATGAGGTGGACACCCTGCAGAAGAACCACAAGGACATGACCAAACTGAAGTTCCTCAAGTTTGTCTACTCGACCCACCCGCCTAAAAACCCCGCGCACAAGATGAAGGAG GTGTCAGACTCCCCAGAGTTCAGTGAACTGCAGAAGCTGTACCAGAGGGCAGTGATCCACTACCACCCAGACAAGGCAGACGTGGAGAAACACGGCAAAACCTGGAAAGTGCTGTGTGAAGAGATCACCAAGCTTCTCACCAGTCATTACGAGTTTTTCAAAGGATGCGACACAGCAGCGTCTAAAAAACTGTGA
- the LOC143288991 gene encoding uncharacterized protein LOC143288991 isoform X1, producing MATEMSVSEQWREKGNSSYRRATDDLSPALRVLRLQEAINSYGRALSTAVNNYERSSACKNMAMANWKMAKAQSANEGPSSKISFYYREALSHFQDAKDCGSGRDAAWQDSLVDAGVRCWFDVSERLEEWEAEERIHELHQLVGYIIDDATKAKEYLEVANHYFSWSVMALGARDYKQTLTLLKECHFPLKEAEKFGRRVPQLTRECAFLEEDIFTQTCVAESIQERMKGEALLSHVIRDEEVLNIDVIWEVVDSFRLAAQLTRDRDLEMEAMALSALGRVFDKILKLKDRAKACLMKVLELANAMIPRAFTGEEWFEFARSTVERYQQEQVRSTEQQHQKEREEFLKQIKDEVDTLQKNHKDMTKLKFLKFVYSTHPPKNPAHKMKEVSDSPEFSELQKLYQRAVIHYHPDKADVEKHGKTWKVLCEEITKLLTSHYEFFKGCDTAASKKL from the exons ATGGCCACGGAAATG TCTGTATCCGAGCAATGGCGTGAAAAAGGCAACAGCTCATACCGACGAGCAACAGATGACTTATCTCCAGCTCTTCGGGTGTTGAGACTGCAAGAAGCCATCAACAGCTATGGTCGAgcactgtccactgctgtcaaTAATTATGAAAG GTCTTCAGCCTGCAAAAACATGGCAATGGCCAATTGGAAGATGGCCAAAGCACAGTCTGCCAATGAGGGTCCCAGTTCCAAAATCAGCTTCTATTACAGAGAAGCCCTCAGTCATTTTCAG GATGCCAAAGACTGTGGCAGTGGACGCGATGCGGCTTGGCAGGACAGTCTGGTGGATGCTGGAGTACGTTGCTGGTTTGACGTGTCAGAGAGGCTGGAAGAGTGGGAGGCTGAAGAGCGCATTCATGAGTTACACCAGCTTGTGGGCTACATCATCGATGATGCCACCAAG GCCAAAGAGTACCTGGAAGTAGCCAACCACTATTTCAGCTGGTCAGTGATGGCACTGGGTGCGAGGGACTACAAGCAGACTCTGACGCTCCTCAAGGAATGCCACTTTCCTCTCAAGGAAGCTGAGAAGTTTGGGCGAAGAGTCCCCCAGCTGACCAGAGAGTGCGCTTTTCTGGAGGAGGATATTTTTACCCAGACGTGTGTCGCCGAGTCCATTCAAGAACGCATGAAAG GTGAAGCGCTGCTTAGTCATGTGATACGGGACGAGGAGGTCTTGAACATCGATGTGATCTGGGAGGTGGTGGATTCGTTCCGCCTGGCTGCGCAGCTGACGAGAGATCGTGACCTGGAGATGgaggctatggccttgagtgctCTGGGCAGGGTGTTTGACAAG ATACTGAAGCTGAAGGACCGTGCCAAAGCGTGTCTGATGAAAGTCCTGGAGCTTGCCAATGCCATGATTCCCAGAGCTTTCACTGGGGAGG AGTGGTTCGAGTTTGCCCGCAGCACTGTGGAGCGTTACCAGCAGGAGCAGGTGAGGTCCACGGAGCAGCAGcatcagaaggagagggaggagttcCTGAAACAGATCAAGGATGAGGTGGACACCCTGCAGAAGAACCACAAGGACATGACCAAACTGAAGTTCCTCAAGTTTGTCTACTCGACCCACCCGCCTAAAAACCCCGCGCACAAGATGAAGGAG GTGTCAGACTCCCCAGAGTTCAGTGAACTGCAGAAGCTGTACCAGAGGGCAGTGATCCACTACCACCCAGACAAGGCAGACGTGGAGAAACACGGCAAAACCTGGAAAGTGCTGTGTGAAGAGATCACCAAGCTTCTCACCAGTCATTACGAGTTTTTCAAAGGATGCGACACAGCAGCGTCTAAAAAACTGTGA